AGCTGCTTCTGGTGGGCTTAGGGGTCTCATCCCTCTGCTGCAAGGCTTCCTGGTCTGGGGTTTTTGTCCTGGTGTCAGGGTGTAGTTAACAGTGTTGAGTTTGAAGTTAAGAGGACGGCCTGACTTCAGATTCTATCTGTCCAAGCATTAGCAAGTCAGGtgcttcttgcctcagtttccacatctgtaatcCATGGGCTCTTAAGTCCCTTAGGGCTATAAGTCTATTCTCCTATGACTTAGGGAAACAGGGAGTTGGGTGGAATGAACCCCACCTTTAAATGGCCCCCAAATCAGCATGATTGTTTCCCCAGGTGACTGGCATTTTGTTGTCCACTAGGGTCATCTTGTGTGCCCATTAGCGTGTCTGTGTGCCCATTGGCACATTTATGAGGCCCCCATCTGGAAGGGCAGCATTGGATCTGCCTGTTGGTAAGAGGGGTTCTGTGCTCAGGATGATGGGATGACTACTCTGCTCCCCCATCCTCTCTGCCCCATTTGCCCGATGCCCTTTGGTGTGGCATCGACAGCCTAAGAGCAGTCTAAGTCCTCTGCCTGCAGAAGAGAGAGGATTGGACAggttctgggggaggggaggagagtcAAGAATCTCCTCTCAGTTATTGCCCTCCCTGGGCTTCCCATCTCTACTGCCCCTAGCAGGTACCCCACAGCTGAGGCAAATTGGCTCTCTCCGAGTCCCTCCCTCCACAGAAGCACATGATCTCTGGGTGGAAAGCGACCCATGGAACCTCTCAGTGAACCCAAACCTGAACAGAATCTGTTACTGGCGATTGGTCATCCAGGCTTTGTGGGAAGACCTCATTACCTTACAGGACAGTCTAGGGATACTTTCTTGTGtagttttttggcttttttttttttttaacatataatggaaATTTTTATCCCTGAAACTTCTACTCTTTACAGCCAATCAGAATATGGCTAATCTCTTGCACATGAAAGCCCGGGTTCCTCCTCTATAGCTTCCTACCTTACTCCCATCCCAAGGCTGCTCTGCCACCCAGCTGTCTCCTGGGAAACCTGGGTCCCCATTCTCGGGCTGGGGGAGCTGAAGAAAGGTGAGAGAAGTGCTCCTCtgctccctcctctccccaccccagacCTGGACAAGGATGGAGTAGTGCTCCTGGAAGCAAAGCTGCctggtggtggaggaggaggccGGCGGGGCCATGGCTCCCTGCCCTCGGCTCACACACATAGGGACAGACATTTGTGTCCCTGCGTGTGTGGGCACACCTGCAGGCTGGGGCACGGCCAGGCCCACCTTGGGAGCGGGAGCAGTTCACAGGGAGAAGCTCGTGGAGCACTGACACGGGTGTCCCGGGAACGCCTCGGGATCACATTATCAGAAGAGGTAAAGCACGGGCCTCCGAACATGTCTGTGGGGCGTCCACCTGCACAGTCACTTACAGATAAAAAGAAGAGTCCCATGGACTGACAGAGGGGCCCGGCCCGGCTTTCTGAGACTTGGGgcatctttctgtctgtctacgGGTCACTGAAGCTCACCCTCCAGGGAAGGCACGGGGAAAGGGTGCTGTGGGGGCGCAGGGAGTGACCCCACGCCCTCAGCTGCTCTCCAAGTGAGAGGGGAATGCCACTGGGCAGGAGCATAGGCCCTGGTGCTGAGGGCCAGAGGACGTAAAGTGGCCAGGCTGGGATTGAGGGATGGGTCCGGAGCGAGGAGGGGGCACTCGGGGACGCCCTCCCTGGGCAGGTCTCCAAAGGCGCGGCCGGCCGGGCTAGCTAGGAGTTCAGCACCGGGGCCCGGACAGCTCCGGAGGGGGAGGGCTGGGGAGGTGGCGGCCCGCTCCTGGGGCCCGAGGGAGGAGCAACGAGCGGGGGGgcgggaggggggagaggagaagaagtcGCAGAAAGGGAGGGTGGGGGGCGGTTGGAGAGGGtaaggggggagaagggaggaaaagggggggCCTGAGGAGTGACGGAGCGGGCAGAGCCAgcggggaggaaagggaggaggggccGGGGGCGGGGCGGGCGGGAATGAAAGCGGCTGCGAGAGCTGGGCGGGCGGGAGAGCGGCTCGGAGCCCgggccggagccggagccggagccggagccggagccagGACGGGAAGCCAGGAGCCCAGAACCAGACCGCCGCCGAGCTGAGCTCCGTCTCCGAAGCGAGCCGAGGCAGGTAAGGCGAGCCTGCAGGCCGCCCTGTCCAGTCCCGGGAGCCCCTGAAGGTGGAGAGGATGAGCCCGTCCTGCCTTCCTCTTCTACCTCAGGGCTCTGACTCAAGCTGCTCCCTCCATCACTGCCTCTGTCTCCCTTCAGTGTCTCTGCCGTTTTCTCAGGCCACCTCTCCCCCGTCAGCGTCTCTGAGCCTCTCCCCCACATCCCCGGTTCTGTCTTCTTCCTTGTCCTTTCAACCCCCCTCCCTGTCTCCCACTTCTGGtttctgtctcttatctctcCCCCATCcgtctctcttccttcctcttgttCCCCCTCCCCCACGTCCATTCCCCCCTCCTCTGATTGTCACCCCTTTTGGATCCCCGTCTCTAGAGTCTCTAATTCCGCCTCCTccgtttctctgtctctgctcctaTTCCTGGATCCTCACAGTGTCTTATAGTCTCTTATGGAGAGAAGGGGGTTAACCCCGTATATAGAAATGGGGGGCAGAGATGAGGCTCCCCATTGAGCCAGAGGAGACAACAGCTAGGACAGGTGGCCCTAGGGGACGTCAGAAACCTTGGGGTGGATTGTCAGAACATTTCAAGCCCAACCAGGTGGCCCTGAACAAGTCCCTCGTTTCCCTTGGACCTCAGCTTCCAGAGTCATGTACCATGGGAAGGTGACACTTTCCAGGGAAGTGTGTGTACATGTAGCTGCCAGACTGTGTGAGCATCAAgaagtctgtgtgtgtgagtagGGAGAGCTGTGTGTGAGTGCTGGTGACAAAGAACTCTCCCGCAAAATTGTTTGGGGGGGGGTAAGGGGAGAGGAGCCAGAGAACAGGTGGGGATGTTTGCTgggctgaggaaactgagtcactgaAACAGCATCTCCTTTCCCCGACCCCGCCCTTCTACCTGAGGGTAACAGACAGGACCTAGCCCCAGCCTTTGGTGCTTTTGTGGTGCCTCAGGGAAAGTATAGGAACTAACCAACTTCTCCCACATTTCTGACCTGAGTCACCCACAATccgacacatacacacacattgaaAAAGACATGCACAAACGCATATGGACACACCCACCTGTAAGTCCACAGGCAGCCATATACACCTGTATGCAGTCACTTGGCCATAGCAGTCAACTATACAGGAGCTTGAAATGCCTGATTTCTGTCTCGTTCCCCACTCCCATCAATTATTGGGAATCTATCAGCAAAAACAGACTGGAAGGGGACCATATGATACTGGAAAGCCATCTGGGTTCATCCATCTTTGTCCAggccctcttcctcttcttcaaagAGCCTCTGCCTAGGCATTGCCCAGACACTGAATCACACAGATTAGGAATTCTCAGCATACAGTGAGGTTATGGTGAGGTCCTTACCAGAGGCTGTGCTTTTTATACCAGCTATCTAAGAATGTTGTACCATTTACCCTCCACTTCTGACCAAGGCCTTGTCTCCTTAGCTTTTCCAGGCCAGTTgagaaattctctctctctctctctctctctctctctctctctctctctctctctctctctctctctctcttctctctctgtctctctctctctctctctctctctctcctctcttctctctctgtctctctcttctctctctctctctcttctctctctctcctctctctcctctctctctcttcctctctctctctctctctctctctctcttctctctctctctctctctctctctctctctctccctctccccacttttctctttccccatcatGTCAGCCCCTGGAAAAGATCAGGGACCACATAGTGTTCAActgaagggaagaggaagaaatgggaCCCCAAGAAATAGATCAGAAGCCAGTTACTGTCACCCCTTTAGCTTGATGAAtaatctttttttggttttttgtttttgtttttgtttttgtttttcctgtggtCCTGGATTCACAGAAGGGAGGACAAACTCTCATTTCTCTTGAGTGTGATTGAATATGTGAGGTGGGAGTGTTGGGGAAGCCCACTGGGTTTTCCTTTTCACCCAGCTTccatgtttctgtctctctgcagggctgttctctttctctcctctcccagtCCTTTTAATCCTGTCTTTTTTTCACTCTAGCCTATTAGGTTTTTTCCCAACCCACTACTTCCTATTCCTTCACTTTCATCTAAagtcctctttccttctttcccagtGAATTTTTGtcccatcttccttctcttccctcatttctgtcttctctcctctagcgtttcattatttcttctcctccttcttctttctcttccccacctGCCTACCTGtttcatcttccttctctctcctcccttttctgtttttctctcctttctcctcaccCTACCTCCTGTTTCTCCCATcacttctcctcctctcctcctccccctcacacctcccctttctctcctttgtttatcttttctcctctccctcttcccttctgaCTCCCGTCTCTGCTCCccattctcctttcctcccttcctttcttccctttctcttcctgcacttcttctctctccctttattctccccatttctctcctccttttgttttctgtcccttctttttcctctgtctcctctccctGGCCCCATCCCGGGCCTCGGTCAGGTGCCCTCCAAATGGGGCCAGCTCtgcttttgctgctgctgctgctgctgccggcTGCCATGGGGAGCCGAGGGTGGGAGCGAGGCGGGGGCTGGGAGCCCAGGCAAGAAGACCCTAAGCCTAGCGGGGGACCTAGTTCTGGGCGGGCTGTTCCCGGTGCACCAGAAAGGGGTCCCGGGGGCCGGGGGGACCGGGGAGTGCGGCGGCCCCGTGAACGAACAGCGCGGGGTGCAGCGACTGGAGGCCATGCTCTTCGCCCTGGACCGCATCAACGGCGACCCGCGGCTGCTCCCGGGCGTGCGCCTGGGCGCCCACATCCTCGACAGCTGCTCCACCGACACGCACGCACTGGAGCAGGCCCTGGACTTCGTGCGCGCCTCCCTCAGCCGCGGCCCCCCGGGCTCCCGCCACGTGTGCCCCGACGGCTCCTACGCCATCCACGGCGAGCCGCCCACGGCCATCACGGGCGTCATCGGCGGCTCCTACAGCGACGTCTCAATCCAGGTCCGCGGGGAGGAGGGTCCGGGCAGGGGGGGAGTGGTCGTGGCCGGGGGCGAGGGCAGCGGCGGGCGCGGGAGGGGCGCGGACCCGGGAGACTCGGAGACCgtaaaatagagacagaaacaaagagacagagacagaaacaataaaacagagacagagacaaaacagagacagagacaataaaACGCCACAACAGAGAAGGAGGTAGAAGGACAAATAGCAAAAGGAGTCCGAGGCGAAGAGGGAGCGTGTGTGCAGGAGAGCGGGAGAGAGCGGGTCACCGAGAGCCCGCTCGGAGAGACGAGACGGAGAAGGGAAAGCGCAGTCAGCCTCCCGAAGCTCCCTCGGTGGGCATCTAGTCAGATCCATTCCCGttacatggggggggggggggttgagctGCTCGTAGCCTTTGCTGGAAGAGCTTCCGAAGAGCCCATTCATTTTTAGACAGCCCTAatggagacagagagggggagagaagcaCGCACAGACAGACACACGGACACAAAGGGTGCGGTGGAAGGGGAGGTGAGGAGGCAGACTCAGCGGGCAGGATTCGGTAACAGGGATGGGGGCAAAACAGGGAAGTGAGAGACCCGGAGAACTAGGGATCGAGATGGCCTGACTCGTCGTGAAACGGAAAGACCCGGCAAGAAACATCTGGGGCgggagggagaggagagcagTAGAGCTTGTAGGACACAGGggcagagcaaaaaaaaaaaaaaaaaaaaaaaaaaaaaaaaagggaaaccaggaagagaaaaatggaccGAATCCGATCCTCAAAACCAGCTTGGGAGGCGGAGGCTCTCCAAGTTTCAGAAGAAATCTGAGGTTCCGAAGGTGGAGTCATTTGCCAATGGTCACTGAACTAGTGTCTCGGGCAAGATTTGATCCAGTCTTCATGACATTCCGCCCTGTGTTTTTTTCCAGTATCCCACTGATGCTTCTGAATAGAAACAGACACAGGTAGCGAGAGACCCGGCTTCCCAGAGGAAGCTGAGACGGAAGGCAGAGACGGACTCAAAGACGGGAAGATAGTTTAGAGATGGAAGCAGAAAGAAGGGCCAGACAAAGACAGAAACGTGGAGAGATGGGTCGACAGATGCCTGGATAGGATGAGTGGGCGGGACAGAAGTAGGAAGCAGAGGGTTGGGATATAAGGGGAGCTATTGGCGTGGGAAGACACCCTTATAGCAGGTACACCCACATGTGCAGGAGGCGGCCAGGCcatccacatacacacatgcacacgtgCGCACACATGCATACagtccctttctccttccctcagcATCTAGCTCTGTCTGAAGGTTTGAAGAGGAAATCCTGTTTCGGAGGCCCCTGGGGACGGGTGAGCCAATGCAGGCCCAGCTGAGGTCTTGTCTGCTCTTACCATCTGCCATTCTGGCCCTTGGGGAGACAGGGTCCAGGACCAGggtttccccttctttccctgccCCCACCCCTCTCATCGCCAGCTACCTCATTCTCAGCTGGAGCTGTCCAGTCCCTAAGGCACCCCACCAGGCGGTGGTCCTTTGCCAAGGACAGACCCCCAAAACCCGGCTGGCCCCACCCCAAGACGGGCAGTAGTTGTGCAAAGTACAGCTGAGGCAGAAGGGAGCGAGAAAAGCCAAGGAAAGAGGACAATTCCTAACTGAAACAAGTGCGGGCAGCCACGATTCCTGGACTTACTCTGCTGGGGGAGGAAGAGGCAGATGTGAAGGAGTCTCCTATAAATTAAGAGAGAAGGCTGGGGAAGGGCGGGGAAATGGGTGGGGATCTTCCCTCGGGAAGGAGGACAGGGACCCCAGGTCCCCGCGACCTGCCTGGGCAGATCCTCTCTGGCGTTGGTTCCACTTTGGTTCCGACGAGAGGCTCTCTCCAAGGTCCTTGCCCGGTCCCGAGCTCCCCGGGGCCAGGAGGAGAGGCGAAAGGGAGCGGGCGGCTGAGCCACACCAGTCCAGTGCATACTCTTTATTGAAAGAGGTGAGTCCGCCGGGGTCCCCCCCCCAGCTACCCCAGTCCGTAGGGCCCCGGAATTTTTAAACCAGAATCTTTATATCGATCTCCAAGTGCTCTGCCGTCGTGTGGTTGCTCTCCAGCTTGCGGTGCCGGCTGGCGTACCAGCGCCAGTACGCCTGGATGATGCAGGCGGCCGCCCGCGCCCGGCAGAAGCAGCGGCGGATGCGCCACATGCGCGCCCGGGCCTGCAGCTTCACCACGGCCCCCTCCTGGCGCGAGTAAAGCAGCAGCATGGTCCGGCGGCGCTTGTCCAGGGCGCGGGCCAGCGCAGCCCGCCACCAGCACTGAATGATCCAGGCTCTCAGGGCGGCGTGCAGCAGCGTCCGGCGCACCAGCAGGCCTCGCCACCAGGCCTGGATCTTGATGGCGGCCTCGGTCTTCTTGTCctggaggagagggggaaaggcgGTCTTTCTCCCGGTCCTGAGCCTCCAACTTAGCCGGGATGCACGAATCTTAAGCCTTCTCTTCGTTCCCCTAACTCGGCCCTATCTTCTCTGCAATCTCTGCTTCTCCCATCTCATTGCCCTCCggtcttcttctctcctccttcctctgcttcccttctccccaattCCTGCCcctcttattcttttctcctttcccttgcCTCTTCCCTCCCCATTCTTCCTATTCGCTCTCCTTTTCTTCTgcctgtctcttgtctctctccccattcttttccttttccttttctcttcaccttttcttcttccccattcttttctattttctcctcttcctttttctcctcttttttcttctcctctctctctctctctcttctctctctctctctctctctctctctctctctctctctctctctctctctctctctctctctctctctctctctctctctctctctctctctctcctcagacCTGGAAGGATCCTTAAACAGCACTTAGCCCAAATTCATAGCTGACCTGATCAAGAATTTCTATGCAACGTTCCCAACAAGGGTCATTCATTTGTCACTTGAAGATTTCAAATGGAGAAAAACTCATTTCTGGAGACAATCCATTTCACCTTTGGAGACCCTAATTGTTCAGAAGTTCTCCCTTCCCATGGAGGAAGCTAACTGCCTCTTTACACTTTCAAATCATTACTTTTAGTTTTCCCTCCAGATTCAAACAAATCAATCAAATGGAGCCTTTTTTTATGTAACAGGGTTGCAGATACTTGAAAATAAGGGTCATGTCTTCCTCTCTGGGCCCAAGGGTTTTCTTCTCCTAGACAAAcagttccttcaaccaatcctTTTGTGACATGATCTTTAGCCTCCCAAACCCTAGTTATGCTCCTCCAGCTAGTTAAAACATCCTTCCTTGTGTGTGGTGCTTTGCACAATTCTCTATAGGCTCTGCTGAGAGCAAAACCTCTACATCCTTTGCTCTAGACACCAGCCTCCTCTACAGCTCTAAGGGATCCTTAGCTGACCAGATGGATAACAGTAGAGTTCTTTGGACTCCTGACTCCTGAGGACCCTCTTTAGGTCCAGATATTTAATCAGCTCAAACTCTACCTATACTGTTGTCTAACCCACAATTCTCTATCTTGTCTGGAAGAGACTTTGTCCAATCAAGGTCAATCATCAGTTGACCACAACTACCTGATCTGCCAGTCCAATTATTCTGTCAAAAAAAGGGAATGAGCCTACTTTGGTCCGATGTCTTGAAGTTATTGGctttcattgctttcttttccAGATATTCCCAAACTAATCCTTTAATTATACGGTCTATCCCTCCACTGCCCAAAGCTTTCGTgctctattcttttttcccttctctcaaaTCTGAGTATTTGCTTTCCTCTAGTCCTGTAGCTGCTCACAAAATCCAAGTTCATGGACAGTTCTTAATGACTTAACTATCACATCCAGCAGTTCTTTCAATATCCTGGACTGTATTTGGCTTGGCAATTTGAATCGAAGAGGGCAGCTATGTGCTTTCTTCTATATTTCCTAACTCACATCTCCCTTTGCCCCTCTCTGctctccatcttctttctccctcccacttttctccaccagctttccttttttcttttctttcttctcttccttcttgcctcctcccattcttttttctctctctctcctctacttttttgttcttttctcccctctctcctcttccttttcttttcctggcCAGCCCTTATCCCATCAAGCTCTGTTATGGATTCTCCATCaatcttttttaagcttttctccCAAATCTCTGTTATAgtctttttaattaaaacaaataagccttttctctttcctctttcctaatCACTCTATTGCTCCCTCGGGCTATCCAACTCAAAGCAAAAATCCTGCCTCCTCCAAGATGCTTACctctttttcttctgccttttctgattcttctgtTTCTggctccttctttttctttttttgtgtcgACTtgtgggaaggagagggagaagatgggGTGAAGAGGAGGAAATGAAGCTGCCCAACATCTCACACCCCAGCCCAGACTCTAAGGGACCCAAAATCTCCATTGTGGATTTGCTCAGGGATCTCCAGAGCTAAACTGGTCCTTCCCCCTACCTCAGGGAAGATCAACCCTTGGTTCAAATCAGCCCTCTCCTCCCTGAAATTATGAGGACCTCCAGGCTCTTGCCCACCACCCCAGGTCCATCCCTTACAGAGAGCAGACTTCCCATGACTTCCAGACAGATGATGGTTCAGCCGTCTTCTTGACCTTAGTTTAAGAATCTCTGGCCTAGTCTGAAAATGGGTTACAGGGTCATCTATGAGGTCACAAGAGTGACTCTGACTCAGCGATTTTCACTTAGATTGCTCATTTCTAGCCAACtactgagaaagaaaaggttAGAAGTTAGTCTCTCACTGGAGGGGTCAGACTTCTAGAGTAAGAAGCAAGACCCCTGTGGCTCTAGGGGAGGGAGAGCTAAGTCCTGCTAATAAAACTGGGACTGTGAGAAGGACCTGGATGAGGAAAAGCTAGAGCAGTGATGGTGAGAGCAGGTCACTAAAGCTCAAGAAGCAGGGTGGGAAGGGTGGAGCCACAAGCCATGTGTCCAAGGAATGGAGAGATTCCTTGGGAGGTCCTTTCCAGGGAGTGAGTCAGCTAGGAACCTAGTTTGATCCCCAGCAGGTATCAAATAAATCATCAGTCTGAAACTCTGGGGACCCTTCTCTGTCCCCTGCTCTCTCTTCCAGGTAGCCAACCTCCTCCGGCTTTTCCAGATCCCACAGATCAGTTATGCGTCAACCAGCGCTAAGCTCAGCGACAAGTCTCGTTATGATTACTTTGCTCGCACGGTGCCTCCAGATTTCTACCAGGCCAAGGCCATGGCTGAGATCCTCCGCTTCTTCAACTGGACCTACGTCTCTACCGTGGCCTCAGAGGGTGACTACGGGGAGACTGGCATCGAGGCCTTTGAACTGGAAGCCCGAGCCCGCAACATCTGCGTGGCCACTTCAGAGAAGGTGGGCCGAGCCATGAGCAGGGCTGCCTTTGAGGGGGTGGTCCGGGCCCTGATGCAGAAGCCCAGTGCCCGCGTGGCTGTGGTGTTTGCTCGCTCAGAGGATGCCCGGGAGCTTCTGGCGGCTGCCCAGCGCCTCAATGCCTCCTTCACCTGGGTGGCCAGTGATGGCTGGGGGGCCCTAGAAAGTGTAGTAGCCGGCAACGAGGGAGCAGCAGAGGGGGCCCTCACCATCGAGCTGGCCTCTTATCCCATCAGTGACTTTGCCACCTACTTTCGAGCCCTCGATCCGTGGAACAACAGCCGGAACCCTTGGTTTAGAGAATTCTGGGAGCAGAAATTTGGCTGCAGCTTCCGCCGGCGGGACTGCGGGGGCCACTCGCTCAAGACGGGACCTTTCGAGCAGGAGTCCAAAATCATGTTTGTGGTCAATGCTGTGTATGCCATGGCTCACAGCCTGCACAACATGCACCAGGCTTTGTGTCCCAACACGACCCATCTCTGTGACGCCATGCGGCCAGTCAACGGGAA
This sequence is a window from Sminthopsis crassicaudata isolate SCR6 chromosome 1, ASM4859323v1, whole genome shotgun sequence. Protein-coding genes within it:
- the LOC141551596 gene encoding IQ domain-containing protein F6-like, which codes for MGSLLSSTQKKKKKEPETEESEKAEEKEDKKTEAAIKIQAWWRGLLVRRTLLHAALRAWIIQCWWRAALARALDKRRRTMLLLYSRQEGAVVKLQARARMWRIRRCFCRARAAACIIQAYWRWYASRHRKLESNHTTAEHLEIDIKILV